The following are encoded together in the Echeneis naucrates chromosome 9, fEcheNa1.1, whole genome shotgun sequence genome:
- the LOC115048879 gene encoding cell division cycle protein 20 homolog B-like isoform X2 codes for MRLKLTTGGPNKWRRHDVHATCYRRFRRRILQRSRREAPAVSTPLPTGRRCELTFDLDPVCQRLELDSPPRTHDPDQRLLQGKDQETVLDGDVSLRGFVPVPNTSHIISAKEWPVTENLPEQGWMWKAAVQECCHAQQTGSGVRRHDLQPFAVLHKAAVSLQGKSVMKLAAPSLQNDYYTNVLDCSCTGMVALALGSSVHLWNSETQTLVGCLSPQTGRLRHQSVSSLCWSREGSALCVGTRQGEIQLWDVEKNQNIRCLPSHLSVVGALSWKQHLLSSGSVLGRIHHFDPRTPAPLVGAAVQKAGICSLQWSPCDDWLASGSTDGVLHIWDRDIARLTRLKMPVTTMTQPSAVKAMGWCPWRRKTVASGGGWKDGELRIWDTQSGTCVTSISTNSQICSLRWAEAKRYLVTGHGLPHHQVICWNSEFPSLSPVYQFTGHSQRVLHLALNPDCTQVFSAGVDQCCHIWGL; via the exons ATGCGTCTGAAACTCACGACCGGAGGCCCAAATAAATGG cGACGTCACGACGTTCATGCCACGTGCTACAGGCGCTTCAGGAGGCGGATCCTCCAGAGGAGCCGCAGAGAGGCCCCTGCTGTGAGTACACCTCTGCCCACAGGGCGGCGCTGtgagctgacctttgacctggatCCGGTGTGTCAGAGGCTGGAGCTGGATTCTCCACCCAGAACACATGATCCGGATCAGAGACTCCTGCAAGGGAAAGATCAAG AGACTGTGTTGGATGGAGACGTTTCCCTCCGTGGATTTGTTCCAGTGCCAAACACGTCACACATCATCTCTGCCAAAGAATGGCCTGTCACTGAAAATCTCCCAGAACAG GGATGGATGTGGAAAGCTGCAGTTCAAGAATGTTGTCATGCACAACAGACTG GCTCTGGTGTGAGAAGACATGATTTGCAGCCATTTGCTGTTCTGCACAAAGCTGCTGTGAGTCTGCAGGGAAAGTCTGTGATGAAATTGGCAGCGCCGTCACTACAGAACGACTACT ACACCAATGTGCTGGACTGCAGTTGTACTGGCATGGTGGCACTAGCCCTGGGATCCTCTGTGCACCTCTGGAATTCAGAAACTCAGACTCTGGTGGGGTGTTTGAGTCCACAAACAGGACGACTGCGTCATCAGTCAGTCTCATCTCTGTGCTGGAGCAGAGAGGGCAGCGCTCTCTGCGTGGGGACCAGGCAAGGGGAGATTCAG TTGTGGGATGTTGAAAAGAATCAGAATATTAGGTGTCTACCGTCACACCTGTCTGTGGTCGGAGCCCTTTCCTGGAAACAACACTTACTCAGCAG TGGCTCTGTCCTTGGCCGTATCCATCACTTTGATCCTCGGACACCTGCCCCTCTGGTAGGCGCAGCCGTCCAGAAGGCTGGAATCTGCAGCCTCCAGTGGTCACCGTGTGACGACTGGCTGGCCAGCGGCTCCACGGACGGCGTCCTCCATATATGGGATCGTGACATTGCTAGATTAACAAGGTTAAAAATGCCAGTTACTACAATGACACAACCCAGTGCTGTTAAG GCGATGGGATGGTGTCCGTGGCGGAGAAAAACCGTCGCTTCAGGCGGGGGGTGGAAAGACGGAGAGCTGAGAATCTGGGACACACAATCGGGGACATGTGTGACTTCCATTAGCACAAACTCACAG ATCTGCTCTCTTCGGTGGGCTGAAGCGAAGCGATATCTGGTCACAGGTCATGGCCTCCCCCATCACCAAGTCATCTGCTGGaactcagagtttccctccCTTAGTCCGGTCTACCAGTTCACAG gtcattCCCAGCGAGTGCTGCACTTGGCCTTAAACCCTGACTGTACTCAGGTTTTCTCTGCTGGTGTGGACCAGTGCTGTCATATCTGGGGCCTTTAA
- the LOC115048879 gene encoding cell division cycle protein 20 homolog B-like isoform X1 — protein sequence MRLKLTTGGPNKWRRHDVHATCYRRFRRRILQRSRREAPAVSTPLPTGRRCELTFDLDPVCQRLELDSPPRTHDPDQRLLQGKDQETVLDGDVSLRGFVPVPNTSHIISAKEWPVTENLPEQGWMWKAAVQECCHAQQTGSGVRRHDLQPFAVLHKAAVSLQGKSVMKLAAPSLQNDYYTNVLDCSCTGMVALALGSSVHLWNSETQTLVGCLSPQTGRLRHQSVSSLCWSREGSALCVGTRQGEIQVNSTEVSERADGENCVTQAVVKGKLCPAKWNCLLNQQDDSLWYACLCDSFSCGMLKRIRILGVYRHTCLWSEPFPGNNTYSAGAAVQKAGICSLQWSPCDDWLASGSTDGVLHIWDRDIARLTRLKMPVTTMTQPSAVKAMGWCPWRRKTVASGGGWKDGELRIWDTQSGTCVTSISTNSQICSLRWAEAKRYLVTGHGLPHHQVICWNSEFPSLSPVYQFTGHSQRVLHLALNPDCTQVFSAGVDQCCHIWGL from the exons ATGCGTCTGAAACTCACGACCGGAGGCCCAAATAAATGG cGACGTCACGACGTTCATGCCACGTGCTACAGGCGCTTCAGGAGGCGGATCCTCCAGAGGAGCCGCAGAGAGGCCCCTGCTGTGAGTACACCTCTGCCCACAGGGCGGCGCTGtgagctgacctttgacctggatCCGGTGTGTCAGAGGCTGGAGCTGGATTCTCCACCCAGAACACATGATCCGGATCAGAGACTCCTGCAAGGGAAAGATCAAG AGACTGTGTTGGATGGAGACGTTTCCCTCCGTGGATTTGTTCCAGTGCCAAACACGTCACACATCATCTCTGCCAAAGAATGGCCTGTCACTGAAAATCTCCCAGAACAG GGATGGATGTGGAAAGCTGCAGTTCAAGAATGTTGTCATGCACAACAGACTG GCTCTGGTGTGAGAAGACATGATTTGCAGCCATTTGCTGTTCTGCACAAAGCTGCTGTGAGTCTGCAGGGAAAGTCTGTGATGAAATTGGCAGCGCCGTCACTACAGAACGACTACT ACACCAATGTGCTGGACTGCAGTTGTACTGGCATGGTGGCACTAGCCCTGGGATCCTCTGTGCACCTCTGGAATTCAGAAACTCAGACTCTGGTGGGGTGTTTGAGTCCACAAACAGGACGACTGCGTCATCAGTCAGTCTCATCTCTGTGCTGGAGCAGAGAGGGCAGCGCTCTCTGCGTGGGGACCAGGCAAGGGGAGATTCAGGTAAATTCTACTGAAGTAAGTGAGCGTGCCGATGGTGAGAACTGTGTCACACAAGCTGTGGTGAAGGGGAAGCTCTGCCCGGCGAAGTGGAACTGCTTGTTGAATCAGCAAGATGACAGTTTGTGGTATGCTTGTCTATGTGACTCTTTTAGTTGTGGGATGTTGAAAAGAATCAGAATATTAGGTGTCTACCGTCACACCTGTCTGTGGTCGGAGCCCTTTCCTGGAAACAACACTTACTCAGCAG GCGCAGCCGTCCAGAAGGCTGGAATCTGCAGCCTCCAGTGGTCACCGTGTGACGACTGGCTGGCCAGCGGCTCCACGGACGGCGTCCTCCATATATGGGATCGTGACATTGCTAGATTAACAAGGTTAAAAATGCCAGTTACTACAATGACACAACCCAGTGCTGTTAAG GCGATGGGATGGTGTCCGTGGCGGAGAAAAACCGTCGCTTCAGGCGGGGGGTGGAAAGACGGAGAGCTGAGAATCTGGGACACACAATCGGGGACATGTGTGACTTCCATTAGCACAAACTCACAG ATCTGCTCTCTTCGGTGGGCTGAAGCGAAGCGATATCTGGTCACAGGTCATGGCCTCCCCCATCACCAAGTCATCTGCTGGaactcagagtttccctccCTTAGTCCGGTCTACCAGTTCACAG gtcattCCCAGCGAGTGCTGCACTTGGCCTTAAACCCTGACTGTACTCAGGTTTTCTCTGCTGGTGTGGACCAGTGCTGTCATATCTGGGGCCTTTAA
- the LOC115048879 gene encoding uncharacterized protein LOC115048879 isoform X3, with the protein MRLKLTTGGPNKWRRHDVHATCYRRFRRRILQRSRREAPAVSTPLPTGRRCELTFDLDPVCQRLELDSPPRTHDPDQRLLQGKDQETVLDGDVSLRGFVPVPNTSHIISAKEWPVTENLPEQGWMWKAAVQECCHAQQTGSGVRRHDLQPFAVLHKAAVSLQGKSVMKLAAPSLQNDYYTNVLDCSCTGMVALALGSSVHLWNSETQTLVGCLSPQTGRLRHQSVSSLCWSREGSALCVGTRQGEIQVNSTEVSERADGENCVTQAVVKGKLCPAKWNCLLNQQDDSLWYACLCDSFSCGMLKRIRILGVYRHTCLWSEPFPGNNTYSAGAAVQKAGICSLQWSPCDDWLASGSTDGVLHIWDRDIARLTRLKMPVTTMTQPSAVKVSASWA; encoded by the exons ATGCGTCTGAAACTCACGACCGGAGGCCCAAATAAATGG cGACGTCACGACGTTCATGCCACGTGCTACAGGCGCTTCAGGAGGCGGATCCTCCAGAGGAGCCGCAGAGAGGCCCCTGCTGTGAGTACACCTCTGCCCACAGGGCGGCGCTGtgagctgacctttgacctggatCCGGTGTGTCAGAGGCTGGAGCTGGATTCTCCACCCAGAACACATGATCCGGATCAGAGACTCCTGCAAGGGAAAGATCAAG AGACTGTGTTGGATGGAGACGTTTCCCTCCGTGGATTTGTTCCAGTGCCAAACACGTCACACATCATCTCTGCCAAAGAATGGCCTGTCACTGAAAATCTCCCAGAACAG GGATGGATGTGGAAAGCTGCAGTTCAAGAATGTTGTCATGCACAACAGACTG GCTCTGGTGTGAGAAGACATGATTTGCAGCCATTTGCTGTTCTGCACAAAGCTGCTGTGAGTCTGCAGGGAAAGTCTGTGATGAAATTGGCAGCGCCGTCACTACAGAACGACTACT ACACCAATGTGCTGGACTGCAGTTGTACTGGCATGGTGGCACTAGCCCTGGGATCCTCTGTGCACCTCTGGAATTCAGAAACTCAGACTCTGGTGGGGTGTTTGAGTCCACAAACAGGACGACTGCGTCATCAGTCAGTCTCATCTCTGTGCTGGAGCAGAGAGGGCAGCGCTCTCTGCGTGGGGACCAGGCAAGGGGAGATTCAGGTAAATTCTACTGAAGTAAGTGAGCGTGCCGATGGTGAGAACTGTGTCACACAAGCTGTGGTGAAGGGGAAGCTCTGCCCGGCGAAGTGGAACTGCTTGTTGAATCAGCAAGATGACAGTTTGTGGTATGCTTGTCTATGTGACTCTTTTAGTTGTGGGATGTTGAAAAGAATCAGAATATTAGGTGTCTACCGTCACACCTGTCTGTGGTCGGAGCCCTTTCCTGGAAACAACACTTACTCAGCAG GCGCAGCCGTCCAGAAGGCTGGAATCTGCAGCCTCCAGTGGTCACCGTGTGACGACTGGCTGGCCAGCGGCTCCACGGACGGCGTCCTCCATATATGGGATCGTGACATTGCTAGATTAACAAGGTTAAAAATGCCAGTTACTACAATGACACAACCCAGTGCTGTTAAGGTCAGTGCATCTTGGGCTTGA
- the gpx8 gene encoding putative glutathione peroxidase 8: MEALGGYPAKSSNPKAKKLTVLLSMTVGVGCLFLLQTQLVKPRKPEDFYSFEVRDAKGRSVSLEKYRGKASLVVNVASRSEQTEANYRFLQELHRELGTSHFNVLVFPCGQFGDTETGTSRDAEAFAKSNYGVTFPFFSKIKIMGSEADPAFKFLTDSAQKIPKWNFWKFLVSPEGKVVRFWRTDEPLESVRQEATSLVREIILKKRVEL; the protein is encoded by the exons ATGGAGGCCTTAGGGGGCTACCCGGCCAAGTCCTCCAACCCCAAAGCCAAAAAGCTGACGGTGCTGCTGAGCATGACGGTCGGAGTGGGCTGCCTGTTCCTGCTGCAGACCCAGCTGGTGAAGCCGAGGAAGCCGGAGGACTTCTACTCCTTCGAGGTCAGAGACGCGAAGGGGAGGTCGGTGTCTTTGGAGAAGTACCGAGGAAAA gcGTCTTTGGTTGTAAACGTGGCGAGTCGCAGCGAGCAGACGGAGGCGAACTACAGGTTCCTGCAGGAGCTGCACCGGGAGCTGGGCACCTCTCACTTCAACGTCCTGGTCTTCCCCTGCGGACAGTTCGGAGACACAGAGACCGGGACGAGCCGAGACGCCGAGGCCTTCGCCAAGTCCAACTACGGCGTCACTTTTCCCTTCTTCAGCAAGATCAAAATAATGGGCTCAGAGGCAGACCCGGCCTTCAAGTTCCTCACAG ATTCTGCACAGAAAATCCCAAAGTGGAACTTCTGGAAGTTTCTGGTGAGTCCAGAGGGCAAAGTGGTCCGGTTCTGGCGAACCGACGAGCCCTTGGAAAGCGTTCGGCAAGAGGCCACGTCGCTGGTGCGAGAAATCATCCTCAAGAAACGGGTGGAGCTATGA
- the LOC115048879 gene encoding cell division cycle protein 20 homolog B-like isoform X4, whose product MWKAAVQECCHAQQTGSGVRRHDLQPFAVLHKAAVSLQGKSVMKLAAPSLQNDYYTNVLDCSCTGMVALALGSSVHLWNSETQTLVGCLSPQTGRLRHQSVSSLCWSREGSALCVGTRQGEIQVNSTEVSERADGENCVTQAVVKGKLCPAKWNCLLNQQDDSLWYACLCDSFSCGMLKRIRILGVYRHTCLWSEPFPGNNTYSAGAAVQKAGICSLQWSPCDDWLASGSTDGVLHIWDRDIARLTRLKMPVTTMTQPSAVKAMGWCPWRRKTVASGGGWKDGELRIWDTQSGTCVTSISTNSQICSLRWAEAKRYLVTGHGLPHHQVICWNSEFPSLSPVYQFTGHSQRVLHLALNPDCTQVFSAGVDQCCHIWGL is encoded by the exons ATGTGGAAAGCTGCAGTTCAAGAATGTTGTCATGCACAACAGACTG GCTCTGGTGTGAGAAGACATGATTTGCAGCCATTTGCTGTTCTGCACAAAGCTGCTGTGAGTCTGCAGGGAAAGTCTGTGATGAAATTGGCAGCGCCGTCACTACAGAACGACTACT ACACCAATGTGCTGGACTGCAGTTGTACTGGCATGGTGGCACTAGCCCTGGGATCCTCTGTGCACCTCTGGAATTCAGAAACTCAGACTCTGGTGGGGTGTTTGAGTCCACAAACAGGACGACTGCGTCATCAGTCAGTCTCATCTCTGTGCTGGAGCAGAGAGGGCAGCGCTCTCTGCGTGGGGACCAGGCAAGGGGAGATTCAGGTAAATTCTACTGAAGTAAGTGAGCGTGCCGATGGTGAGAACTGTGTCACACAAGCTGTGGTGAAGGGGAAGCTCTGCCCGGCGAAGTGGAACTGCTTGTTGAATCAGCAAGATGACAGTTTGTGGTATGCTTGTCTATGTGACTCTTTTAGTTGTGGGATGTTGAAAAGAATCAGAATATTAGGTGTCTACCGTCACACCTGTCTGTGGTCGGAGCCCTTTCCTGGAAACAACACTTACTCAGCAG GCGCAGCCGTCCAGAAGGCTGGAATCTGCAGCCTCCAGTGGTCACCGTGTGACGACTGGCTGGCCAGCGGCTCCACGGACGGCGTCCTCCATATATGGGATCGTGACATTGCTAGATTAACAAGGTTAAAAATGCCAGTTACTACAATGACACAACCCAGTGCTGTTAAG GCGATGGGATGGTGTCCGTGGCGGAGAAAAACCGTCGCTTCAGGCGGGGGGTGGAAAGACGGAGAGCTGAGAATCTGGGACACACAATCGGGGACATGTGTGACTTCCATTAGCACAAACTCACAG ATCTGCTCTCTTCGGTGGGCTGAAGCGAAGCGATATCTGGTCACAGGTCATGGCCTCCCCCATCACCAAGTCATCTGCTGGaactcagagtttccctccCTTAGTCCGGTCTACCAGTTCACAG gtcattCCCAGCGAGTGCTGCACTTGGCCTTAAACCCTGACTGTACTCAGGTTTTCTCTGCTGGTGTGGACCAGTGCTGTCATATCTGGGGCCTTTAA